The region ATGGAGTAACACCTTTACCCTTCACAGAAGATGCATCAAGGTCATGCTCAGATAGTCTGTACCATTCTTCAAATTGTTCAACCTCAATTGCATGTTCGTCAGGTATGGGATTGAAAACAAGAACTGCACCGGGTAGATTAAATTTCTCTTTGAATAAAAAAATAGATGCAATCTCTTCAAAACTGTCAACTCTATTAATGTGTATGCTGGTGGATTTACAGTAGAAAGCCGGTAGCTCATCAGTTTTATAGCCAACAACAGTTATTTGAAATGTCTCCAGCATTTCAACAGTAGATCTCAAATCCAGTATTGATTTAGGACCAGCGCTGACTACTATCATTCTGGTTCTGGAGAGTTCGGCTAAATCCTGAGAAACATCCCATTGATCTATTTTGTGAACTCCTCCTATTCCACCTGTTGCAAAAACTTTTATATTGTTCAAATGTGCAATGCGCATTGTAGCGCTCACTGTCGTTGCAGCCCACATTTTTTTAGCAAGTGCAAATGGAATTTCTGCGGTTCCTATTTTTAAAACATCTTTTCTCGAAGCAATTTGAACAATCTCCTCCCTGCTTAACCCAACTTTTATCTGACCAGCAATTATTCCTATAGTCTTTGCAGAACATCCAGTTTCAGCTGCAAGCTCTTCAAGCTCAACAGCTGTATCAATATTGATTGGAAATGGCAATCCATGGGCGATAACGGTCGACTCTAAAGCCAGAATTTTCTCCATCATTCTCACCATCTTTCGAAATGCAATCTGTCTTTTCGAAATCTATCAACAGTGCCTGGTTTTTCAGCAGGATATCCAATTGGTATCAGTGAAAATGCTACAATATCTTTAGGAAGACCGAGGAATTTACGAAAACTTTCTACT is a window of Pseudothermotoga elfii DSM 9442 = NBRC 107921 DNA encoding:
- a CDS encoding pseudouridine-5'-phosphate glycosidase → MEKILALESTVIAHGLPFPINIDTAVELEELAAETGCSAKTIGIIAGQIKVGLSREEIVQIASRKDVLKIGTAEIPFALAKKMWAATTVSATMRIAHLNNIKVFATGGIGGVHKIDQWDVSQDLAELSRTRMIVVSAGPKSILDLRSTVEMLETFQITVVGYKTDELPAFYCKSTSIHINRVDSFEEIASIFLFKEKFNLPGAVLVFNPIPDEHAIEVEQFEEWYRLSEHDLDASSVKGKGVTPFLLSRLAHYSKGKTVRSNVELLKNNVKVACEILNQLSKMQ